GTATCCTGCGTGGGCAGATTTTACCACCATGGTAAGTCTGATCGCCAATACCTCATTTGGGTTTTTGCCGGCATTAATCGGCTGGTCAGCAGTGAAACGATTTGGCGGAAATCCGCTGCTCGGTATTGTTTTAGGATTGATTTTGGTTAATCCAGCTCTCATTAACGCATGGGATTTCGGGAAAGTAGAAATTCCGACCTGGAACCTGTTTGGCCTAGAAATTCAACAGATCGGCTACCAGGGGCAGGTGCTTCCGATTCTGGTTGCGTCCTATTTGTTAGCCAGGTTTGAGCAGTTTTTAAACAAAAAAATTCCGGAAAGCATCCAGCTTTTGCTTGTTGCGCCAATTGCACTTTTGGTCATTGGATTTCTTTCATTTATCGTGATCGGACCGTTAACATTTGCAATTGGAAACGCTTTAACAGATGGTTTGGTAGGCATTTTTGATCATGCCTCATGGCTTGGGGGATTACTTTACGGCGGTTTTTATGCCCTGCTTGTTGTGACAGGAATGCATCATACATTTCTTGCCGTGGATTTGCAGCTGCAAGGAAGCGCTTTAGGGGGCACATTCCTTTGGCCGATGTTAGCATTATCTAATATTGCCCAAGGGTCGGCTGCACTTGCAATGATGTTTATCGTAAAGGATCAAAAGCAAAAAGGGCTCTCACTTACTTCGGGAATTTCTGCGTATCTCGGAATTACTGAGCCGGCCATATTCGGGGTCAATATCAGGCATCGCTTTCCATTTATCATCGCGATGGCTTCATCTTCCATAGCTGGAATGTATATTTCAAGCCAGGGGGTGCTTGGAACAGTCGGTGTAGGCGGGATTCCTGGGATTTTCTCGATTTTAAGGGAGTATTGGCTTCCGTTTGCGATAGGTATGCTGATCGTTTTGGTTCTTCCTTTCGTCAGTACGTTGCTTTTTGCTAAAATGAAGAAAAAAGACGTGAAATATGGGACAAGAGATCAGTCCCTTTCATAAATTTGTCTAATGGTGGTGCTTGTATGAAAACAAATCAGCAGCCTTGGTGGAAAAAATCAGTCGTTTATCAAATTTATCCAAAAAGCTTTAACGACACGACAGGAAACGGTGTTGGAGATATACAAGGAATTATTGAAAAACTGGATTATTTAAAAGAGCTTTCCGTAGATGTCATTTGGCTCACACCAATCTATCAATCTCCGCAGAACGATAATGGCTATGACATCAGTGACTATTTCTCGATTCAAGAGGAATACGGCTCAATGGAGGATTTCGAGAGACTGCTAGATGAAGCACATAACCGCGGGATCAAGGTGATTATGGATATTGTAATCAACCATACGTCAACGGAGCATGAATGGTTTAAGAGCGCTCTCTCCTCAAAAGAAAGCCCTTTCCGGGACTTCTATATTTGGAAGGAGCCGAAATCAGATGGAACTGAACCGAACAATTGGCAATCCAAATTCGGGGGAAGCGCATGGAAGCTAGATAAAGAATCAGGAGAGTATTATTTACATCTATTTGACGTGACTCAGGCCGATCTCAATTGGGAAAATGAGGAGCTGAGGAAAAAGCTATACGAGATGATGCATTTTTGGTTTCAAAAAGGAGTCGACGGCTTTAGGCTCGATGTTATCAATCTAATTAGCAAGAATCAGACCTTTCCGGATGATGATGGCTCAATCCCTCCTGGAGACGGCCGAAGATTTTACACAGATGGCCCAAGAGCCCATGAGTATATCCATGAAATGAATCGCGAGGTTTTCTCAAAATATGAAAGCATGACCGTAGGCGAAATGTCATCGACAACAATAAAAGATTGTGTGAAATACTCAAATCCTAAGAGCCAGGAACTAGATATGACCTTTAATTTTCATCATTTAAAGGTAGACTATCCAAACGGAGAAAAATGGGTCACAGCGGACTTTGATTTCTCTCTATTAAAGAGAATTCTGTCAACATGGCAGGTTGAGATGAATAAAGGCGGTGGATGGAATGCGTTGTTTTGGTGCAATCACGATCAGCCGAGAGTCGTTTCGCGCTATGGAAATGACGGGAAATACCATCGTGAATCGGCAAAAATGCTCGCCACAACGATTCATATGATGCAAGGGACGCCGTACATTTACCAAGGGGAAGAGATTGGCATGACCAATCCCGGCTTTGAAGAAATTACCTCTTACCGGGATGTGGAGTCACGAAACGTCCACAGGATTTTAAAAGAAAGAGGAATGGCAGAAAACGAAATTATTGAGATTCTCAAACAAAAATCACGGGACAATTCGCGGACTCCTGTTCAATGGAATGCAGAAGAAAATTCCGGATTTACAACGGGTACTCCGTGGATTCCCCTGGCAGAAAAGTATCGGGAAATCAACGTGGAGCAAGCATTGGCTGACAAAGACAGTGTGTTTTACCATTACAAAGCGCTCAATGAGCTGAGAAAAGAATACGAAATTATCACTGAAGGTGATTATGAGCTGATTTTAGAAGAAAGCCCGAATATTTTTGCTTATCTCAGAAATAGTGAAAATGAAAAGCTCCTCGTCATCAATAACTTCTACGAAACAGAAGCGGACTTTGCTTGGCCGGAGCATTTGGATGAGGGCAGCTATGAAGCGAATGTATTGCTATCAAACTATAAAGAAGAACCGAAGCCATTCTCGTCCTTTCAGCTAAAGCCATACGAAAGTGTCATTTTCCATTTAAAAGTACAAGGTGCGAAAGATGACAACAAATAAATACGATTCAATCTATCAAGAGCTTGCGAAAAAAATTGATCAAGGGATTGTGAAGGCAGAGGATATTCTGCCTTCTGAGAATGAGCTTTCGCTTCAATATGAAACATCTAGAGAAACGGTAAGAAAAGCTCTCAATCTGTTGGCGCAAAATGGATACATTCAAAAGATCAGAGGCAAAGGATCGGTCGTTTTAAATGTAGAGAAAATGAGATTTCCTGTCTCGGGCCTTGTTAGTTTTAAAGAGCTGAGCAAAACCCTTGGAAGACGAACATGCACAAAGGTACACGAATTCGGATTAATTCATCCGGATCCGTATCTTTGTAAGCAGCTGAAGGCAGAGCCGGACGATGAAATTTGGCGCATTATACGATCCAGAGAAATAAACGGCGAGCATGTTATTCTGGACAAGGATTATATTTACCGTAAATGTGTCCCAATGCTGACACAGGAAATATGTGAAAACTCGATTTACGAATACATTGAAGATGAGCTTGGAATGAAAATCGGCTTTGCTCAGAAAGAATTTGTCGTCGAAGCTTGCACGGATGAAGATGAAAAATATTTAGATCGTAATGGCTTCGATCATATTGTAGTCGTACGGAATTTTGTTTTTTTAGAAGATGCGACATTATTTCAATATACGGAAAGCAGACACAGGCTGGATAAATTCAGATTCGTAGATTTTGCCAGACGGGGAAGATGAGAAAAGCAGCTCTAGTGATAGGCTGCTTTTTTTGTTTTGGCGGGATTACACATATAGCGCTATACTCCGAATGAAACTTTTTTTCAGGTAAAACGTAAATAGAGTAAGAGAACACGGGAGAGATGCAGTTGGTGTCTGATTTTTATTTCCAGGATAGTATATTCAACATTGTATTTACTATCGTTGTTATTGGGGTTATTTGTGTTTTTGGAATCATAATTTTTACTGCTGTTAAAGGAATTTCCACATGGAATCACAACAATCAGCAGCCTAAGTTAACTGTACGAGCTAAAGTGACAGGAAAGAGGACAGAAGTACACGGCGGCTCTGGTGATTCTTCCTCAAGATCTTATAACTATGCCACATTTGAAGTGGAGAGCGGGGATAGGATGGAGCTTCAAGTAAAGGCACAACAGTATGCCGAACTTGCGGAAGACGATTCAGGCTCTCTTTCATTTCAGGGGACTAGATTTTTGCATTTTGAGAGAGATCGATAAGCAAGTAACTAATCTAGAATTGTGCAAATCGAGACGGGTTCTGTGCAAATAAGTCATAAAACTGTGCAATTCTAGCAGGCATCTGTGCAATTATGGCATAGAACTGTGCAATACTAGCAAGCATTGTGCATTTAAACTCTGGAACTGTGCAATTAAGTATAAATCACTTTCGAATAAAGTGAACCTTCAATCAGTAGGGGGTTTTTGCCCGTCCTCCACTGAAACAATCCTAGCTTTTACGGGCAGGCAGACTTCTGAGAGTGTGAACTAAGTCTTTCGAGGTGGGGGGTCTTACTGACCGTTAATGCGGGATCAATAGCAAGGTGGAATTTCCAGAATCCAATCACACCCCGGTGATCTGAGAATAAAATATAGAAACATTATGATGAAGGTGATCACATGTGGGTTGGATTTTTATTAATGGGCGTGGGGATTTCCATCCTGTTTATTTCAGCCAGTATAATTGTCAGCTTCCTATTTGTATTGCCTAAAAGTACAGCTTATGAAAAAACCTTTTTGGCAGGTGTGGCCAAAGGAGAAATTAGTAAAGGGGTGTTCAATACAATAAAGAAAGAGGAGCTGTTTGTGTACTCCACTCATGGTTATCAGCTCCATGCGATGTATTTTCCAGTCGAGAACAGCAATAAGGCAGTCATCGTCGCCCATGGCATCAGATGGTCTTTGTTTGGAAGCTATAAGTATGTGAGGCTTTTTCATAGTCTTGGCTACAATGTTTTGCTCTGTGACCTTTGCTGCCACGGCTTAAGCGGGGGAAAACATATTTCCTATGGGTACTATGAAAAGGATGACTTATCAAAATGGGTAGATGTGCTTGAAGTAAAGCTAGAAGGTGGAGCCATCATCGGCATTTTAGGAGAATCGTTGGGAGCTGCTTCAGCTGTTCAGTGTATCAGGCAGGATAGCCGGATTAAGTTTTGCATCGCAGATTCTTCCTTTAGCGATCTCTCAGAACTGTGCAAATTTCAAATAAAATCAGTGACCAGGCTGCCTATACCTTTGTTTGTCCGTCTGACGAGCCGCCTGATTAAGAAGCGGTACGGATGGGGAATTGAGGATGTTTCGCCTATCAAGTATCTGGAGAAGGTCAATACGCCGCTGTTAATTTTTCATGGGACGAAAGACAAGCTGATTCCGGCTGAAATGGCAAAAAAATTGTATGAAAAAGCTGAGGGAGTCAAGAAGCTGATCATGGTTGAAGGAGCTGGCCATGTAAAAGGGTTTAGTCTGAATCCTGAATTGTATTATCAATCCATAAAAGACTTTTTGAATAATAACATAGAAAACCCTTGCTGAGTTCAGCAAGGGTTAAGTTCTTTTTACAGCTCTTTTGTTTTGGCCTGTCTACGTTGATAGAAATACATGACAGCGCCCAGCAGTAACACAGTTATACCAATCGCAAGCATAGTGTACATTGTTGTTGCAGTACTTGGAAGCTGGTTTCCATTATCTGATGAGTTGTCTGAATTATCATCGCCTAAATTGTCGTCGTTACCAGGGGTGTTATCATTGTCAGAATCGTTATCGTCACCAGGTTTATTTCCATTCCCTGGATCGTTATCTTTTCCTGGGTCATTTCCATCACCCGGATCATTAGGTTCGTTATCTACTGGCTGCTCAGAATCATCAGGTTTATTAAATACCGCATATTCGCTTAAGTGATCGACATATCCGTAAACAACGTCTTCTTCATACATTGATTCAATTTCAGTCAGCTCTTCCTTTTCTCGATTAACAAAATAGATAGAAGGCTCGGTAGCTTTGTTTGGATCAATGCGGAAGAAAAGACCAACTGGCTCACTAAACTCAGAGATTGTGTCTTTCCCTTGGGTAATTGAGAAATCATAAACATTTGTTATTGCTTCATCGATTGGCTCGGTCATACCGATCTTGATCAAGGCTTCTTCGTCTCTCAGTTCAGAAACCGGAACCTCCATGCCGATTAAATCATTTCTGATCGTGAAGAATTTCTGATATTCTTTCAAAAACTTCACTTGATCAGCAGTCAGCTTTAATTCAATATTTTTGTCTTTTTCTGTACCTGTTAAATCAAAGATTACATCATTTGCGTTTTTCACGTAATCTTCAAAGGCAGCATCATCAAATGTCCAAACCCCGTCAGTCTTCTTAGGAATAAGCACTTCGTTAATTCTGCCTTCTACTTCAGGAGCAACAGTTCCTTTTTGAAGCTTCTCAACAAAAACTTCGTAATCGGAAAAACCAAGCGGTGTTTCTTTTCCTTCAGTAAAGACGCTATAGCCGTCTCCGCCGCTTGCCATGAAGCTAAGGGTTGCCACTTTATAAGTTTTCTTTTCATCGATTGGTATCAAGTTTCCATTCTTATCTTTTACTTGTACATCAAGTAAACGCTGGCCAGGCTCTTTGCTTAATGTATAGGTGAAGCTTGCACCTGCTACTTGAGGGAACATTCCTTTCAGATCAGTCGATCCAGGCTGTAATGAACTTATTCCATGTTCGAGAGCTTCCTTGACCTGTGCACCTGTAAGCTCTACGACAGAAAGTGTATTGCCAAATGGCATAACGGTCAGTACTTCACCAAGGCTGATATCCCCTTTATCAATGCTGGCGCGAATTCCGCCGCCGTTTGTAATGACTAAGTCAGCGCCGCCATTTGCTTTTGCTTTGTCCAGCATACCGTCAGCAATTAAGTTTCCTAAATTTGTTTCTTTGCGGCGTACGTGATTGCGCTCACCGTCTAGGGCTACATCTGTTTTTCCGACAGTTTCTGCTTTTAAATTACTCAGAGCAGTTTTAAGCTCATCAAGTTCACCTTTAGCTTCAGTATCTTCAGGAACATTTTCGTCAATTGGGAGTAATTCCATGTCGGATTGATCCGTTTTTACGACACCGTTTTTATCAAAAGCAACGTCGACTGTTCCGAGGAATTTTCCCCATTCGTTTGCTTGGACAACGACAGTTGGTTCTTCGTTTTCAACGACTTTAAGCTCTTCTACCTTCGTGTGAGTATGGCCGCCGACAATTAAGTCAATGCCTTTCACTTTTTCAGCCAGCTCAAGATCACGTTCGTAGCCAAGGTGAGAAAGGGCAATGATCTTATTGATTTTTTCATTATCTTGAATTTCTTTTACTGTTTTTTCAGCTGCTGCTGTGGCTTCGTTAAATTTGATTGTTGGACCAGGGCTTGAAATAGATGCAGTATCTTCAGTTGTTAAACCAAATACAGCTACTTTTTCACCATTTACATCAAGAAGAATGTAAGGGTAAATTCCAGGATCTTTCTTTTCACCTGCAGTAAGCGTGGCAGGCTCTCTTAGGAATCCTTTAAGGTCTGGATCCTTTGATACATCAACGTTCGCAGAAACAAACGGGAACGTAGGAGCTTCAAACCCGTACGTGTTGTTTGGATCCACCACAGATGAATCGCCTTTAATGAATTGGCTTAATACTTTCGGGCCTTTATCAAATTCATGGTTACCGAACGTCATAGCATCATAGCCCATCATATTCATAAACTTCAGATCAGCAAGGCCGTTCCATTTTGTAAAATAAAGATCTCCCGAGAACACATCGCCGGCGTCAAGAAGAATGCTGTTCTCAGCTTGTGAGCGTACGTCATTTACCTTTGTCAAACGGCGTGCCGCATTATTAACATGGGCATGCGTATCGTTCGTATGCATGACTGTCAAATCCCACGTATCGTCCTCTTCCGGCGGCGTAGTTGCACCGTCAGAATTCAGCTTATAGACTCCAAGTCCGCTAGTTTCTGAGTTTTTGACAAAATCTACGTCGTCTGCTTTATCGGCAAACTCTTTGGCCATTAAGGAAGATTCGAATGTAACATTTGCCCCTTTGATAGGTGCAATTGACCAGTTGTTGTCGGCAGCAGGGTTTAATGTTCCTTTTTCAGTAATGTAATCAATCAATACTTGACGATTTTCAGTCGCCGTTGATAAAACTATTTTATCGCTTGTTAAGAACGGGAAGTTTGCTCCTCCGGACGCGCGATAGTTGTTCGTTGCGATTAAAAATTCCTGATTTGGATCAACCGCTTTTTCGTTGTATTTTAAGTTGGTGATTCTTTCGCCTACCGGCTTTGTGACGTCAATTTGATAAGTCACGCCATCGATGACATCAAAGTTGTAGGATGGAAAATCCGGATTGATTAATGCCTGTTCATTTGGGCTGTTCGGATCGATTTGGTTAAACTGCTTTGCTGAAGCTTCCAGCCATTGCTTAACCTCAGATCCCTTTAGCTTTACAACATATACTGTATTATCGTAAAGATAAAGGTCACCCACGTTTTTAATGGCAAGATTTCCGGCTTTAATGTTTGTATAATAATCAGCGCCGTTGCGTCCGCCGGCTTTAAACGGTGCTCCTGCTGACAGGACAGGCAAGTCTTTATATTGTGTGTCCTTCATTTCTTTTTCAGCAAACCATTTTTGTGCATCTGTTACGATTTGAATCGATGGATCGTCTTTGACTTGGGCAAAGAAGCTGTTAATGTCGGCTTCTGTTTTTCCGACAGGTGTCCTTACATATTCAAGTGTTTTATTATGTGTATCAGAAATCGCATCTGTTACGGTTTTATTGCTTGTCGTAACACCTGTGATTGCCTCGATTTTCGCAGAGGAATCAGCAACCGTCCATTTATTGTCAGATTTTTTTAGTTTAAGATCAATAACACCAAGGTGGCTGCCCCAGTTTTTCGGCATAACCACAGGGACTCCGTTGATCGTTCCTTTATTTACATCAAATCCGTTTACTCCGTTAAACTTCGGATCCGGGTATCTCCCGTGTTGGTGACCGGAAACAATGGCGTCAATGCCGTCGACCTTCGAGAGATCGAACACCATGTTTTCCGAGCCCTCAGGTTGTTCTGTTTTTTCAATTCCTGTATGTGCAAGGGCAACGATAATGTCTGCGCCTTTCGCCTTCATTTCCGGAACAACTTTCTCAGCAGCTTTTTTAATGTCTTCAGCTTGTACTTTCCCTTGGAGGTTCTGCTTGTCCCAGGTTAAGATTTGGGGAGGAACGAAGCCTGTATAGCCAACCTTAACTTTTTGCTCGTTTCCGCTTTTATCCTTAAACGTTTTTTCGACAATTTTGTACGGCTCGTACTTATGCTTGCCGTCCATTGTTAGGACGTTTGCATTTACGATAGGATACTTTGCTCCTTTAAGTGTACCTTCAAGGAAGTCCAGGCCGTAGTTAAACTCATGGTTTCCTAGAGTTCCAGCGTCATAGTTTAATTTGTTCATTACATCGATAATTGGATGAACGACAGAGCCGTTCTTAATGTCCTCGGACATTTTCTTTACGGCATACTCTCCAAGCGGATTTCCCTGGATGAGATCTCCATTGTCGACAAGCAGCGTGTTTGCGTTTTGCGCTCTGTGCTGGGCAATCAGCTCCGCCGTTCTTGCAAGACCGGAAGAAGTAATGGCTTTGTCACTGTAATAATCGTAATCCATAATGTACGAGTGAATATCCGACGTCCCCAAAATTTGCATATCGATTTCAGGGCTATTACCAGCGTTTTCTTCTGCATGAACTGAAGCGATTCCCGGAAGAAAGAAACTAGCAATTAGTGCAAAGCTTACAATGATATGTAGTACTTTTCGCCAACCAAAATGGCCTTTCGTTTTCCCCACTATTTTCCCACCTTTCCAAATTGTCACACAGTATTATTTTAAAAATATTTTGTAAACAATTAAAGTTATTTTTATAAAAAACTTGTAAAAAATGAAAAAACCTTGTCATATGAATTGACAATGTGCCGTTTTTTGGAGAAAGATAGGGAATTTCGTTCGTTATAATAGGTATTTGGACTTGTCGATTTTATTTTTTATGGGACGATTGTTTTCTAGAATGTTTAATTTAAAAAAGTTAGGGAAATTTTCAACTAGACAAAGAACTAGAGGAGGGAAATTCAAATGAGTAAGAAAATTGCAGTCGTGTTAACCGATTTATTTGAAGATGTAGAGTTTACAGAACCGGCGAAAGCCTTTAAAGAAGCAGGGCATGAATTAACCGTCATTGAGAATGTCAAAGGAAAGTCTGTGACTGGAAAGCAGGGAGAAGCTTCCGTTACCATTGACGCAGCAATAGATGATGTCAGCCCTTCTGACTTCGATGCTCTCTTGATCCCTGGCGGCTTTTCCCCCGACCAACTAAGGGCAGACGACAAATTTGTGAGCTTTGCCAAAGCGTTTATGGATGATCGCAAGCCGGTATTTGCGATTTGCCACGGCCCTCAGTTATTAATTACGGCAAAAGCATTGGATGGCAGAAGCGCCACGGGCTATAAATCCATCCAGGTTGATATGGAATATGCAGGTGTTAACTTCCAGGATAAAGAGGTTGTTGTTTGCGGAAATCAATTAGTTACAAGCCGTGTTCCGGATGATATCCCTGCGTTTACGAGAGAATCTTTGAAGCTTCTTGCTTAAGCGAAAAACTCCCGTGATTTCCATACACGGGAGTTTTCCTATTTTTTTCTTAGTGTAGCTAGCTCTTCAATGATTGCTTGCATTTCACTTGGACTGAAAGAGTCCTTTTTCATCACCATTTGATGAAGGTCAGTAATATTCTCCAGCTTTTCATCGCTGACATCCTCTACTTTTATTATGCCGACATTCAGCATATTAATCTTTTGGCTAATCTCTTCAACCATTTGATTCATTTGTTCTGCTTTTTTTTCGGACAACTTAAGTCCTCCTTTATGATTGTTTGCCAGTCCAATCCAAGCTAATATTATGACTCATTGTTCCAAAAGTTAAGAGGATTTGTCAACCTTTAATAAAAAACTTAGAATGAAATTTGGCGAGAGAAATAAGTTTTCTTTTATATGAAGATGGGGTAAGACTAAGGGAGGCTAAAGAAATGATTGAAGTTTTATTTATCTGTTTGGGGAATATATGCAGATCCCCTATGGCTGAAGCCGTGTTTCGAGATTTAGTAAAGAAAAAAGGATTAGAGGGGAAAATAAGCGTCGACTCGGCAGGTACAGGAAGCTGGCATGTTGGCAATCCCCCTCATGAAGGAACTAGTTCTCTTTTAAAGGAAAAGGGAATAAGTACAGAAGGAATGGCTGCCAGAGTTGTTGAAGAGGAAGATTTAGAAAAATTTGACTACCTGATTGCCATGGATGCTGAAAATATCAGTGCTCTTAAGGTAATAGCGCGGTATTCAGGAAATGCTGCAATCTCACGTCTGCTTGATTTAGTCGATGAATCCGAGACGAAGGATGTGCCTGACCCTTATTATACCGGCAATTTTGAAGAGGTATACAGCCTTGTTACCCGAGGATGCGAAAAGCTTTTGGATCGAATCGTGAAAGAACACAACTTATAAAGGGAGTGGATCGATAATGAAAAATGTGATTTGCAAAAATATGTTGATCGGTGCAACGCTTGGAGCTGTATTATCTCTTTTACATAAGCCGACGAGAAATGCATGCGGGGAAAAGGTTTCTGAGGCAAAACGAATGTTTGCCACCTACAGAAAAAATCCAGAGCTTCTGACTGAACAGACAAAACAAAAGCTGGATGAAGTCAAAGATGCTGCACGAACAGTTTCAGAAAATATCAGTTTTATCAATGGGCAAATTGAAGAGCTTAAGAAGACGACACCGAAAGTGATTGAGCTCATTGAAGAAACGAAGGAGCATTTTTCAAAGAATACCCCTAAACGTTTGGAGTGAATGATTTGGATTTTATAAAAGAACTTATTGCGAGATTTATTCAGCATGAAGGGCCGAGTAAGGCCGCAGAGCTATCTTACTATTTTTTGCTTTCTCTTTTTCCATTTATGATCTTTCTTCTTTCTTTTACAGCGTATCTTCCTCTCAGTCCGCAAGATGTCTTGGGAGTGATCAAGCAATATGCGCCTGGAGAAGTATCTTCCATGCTTGAGTCGAATGTGACGG
This window of the Bacillus gobiensis genome carries:
- the treC gene encoding alpha,alpha-phosphotrehalase codes for the protein MKTNQQPWWKKSVVYQIYPKSFNDTTGNGVGDIQGIIEKLDYLKELSVDVIWLTPIYQSPQNDNGYDISDYFSIQEEYGSMEDFERLLDEAHNRGIKVIMDIVINHTSTEHEWFKSALSSKESPFRDFYIWKEPKSDGTEPNNWQSKFGGSAWKLDKESGEYYLHLFDVTQADLNWENEELRKKLYEMMHFWFQKGVDGFRLDVINLISKNQTFPDDDGSIPPGDGRRFYTDGPRAHEYIHEMNREVFSKYESMTVGEMSSTTIKDCVKYSNPKSQELDMTFNFHHLKVDYPNGEKWVTADFDFSLLKRILSTWQVEMNKGGGWNALFWCNHDQPRVVSRYGNDGKYHRESAKMLATTIHMMQGTPYIYQGEEIGMTNPGFEEITSYRDVESRNVHRILKERGMAENEIIEILKQKSRDNSRTPVQWNAEENSGFTTGTPWIPLAEKYREINVEQALADKDSVFYHYKALNELRKEYEIITEGDYELILEESPNIFAYLRNSENEKLLVINNFYETEADFAWPEHLDEGSYEANVLLSNYKEEPKPFSSFQLKPYESVIFHLKVQGAKDDNK
- a CDS encoding bifunctional 2',3'-cyclic-nucleotide 2'-phosphodiesterase/3'-nucleotidase — protein: MVGKTKGHFGWRKVLHIIVSFALIASFFLPGIASVHAEENAGNSPEIDMQILGTSDIHSYIMDYDYYSDKAITSSGLARTAELIAQHRAQNANTLLVDNGDLIQGNPLGEYAVKKMSEDIKNGSVVHPIIDVMNKLNYDAGTLGNHEFNYGLDFLEGTLKGAKYPIVNANVLTMDGKHKYEPYKIVEKTFKDKSGNEQKVKVGYTGFVPPQILTWDKQNLQGKVQAEDIKKAAEKVVPEMKAKGADIIVALAHTGIEKTEQPEGSENMVFDLSKVDGIDAIVSGHQHGRYPDPKFNGVNGFDVNKGTINGVPVVMPKNWGSHLGVIDLKLKKSDNKWTVADSSAKIEAITGVTTSNKTVTDAISDTHNKTLEYVRTPVGKTEADINSFFAQVKDDPSIQIVTDAQKWFAEKEMKDTQYKDLPVLSAGAPFKAGGRNGADYYTNIKAGNLAIKNVGDLYLYDNTVYVVKLKGSEVKQWLEASAKQFNQIDPNSPNEQALINPDFPSYNFDVIDGVTYQIDVTKPVGERITNLKYNEKAVDPNQEFLIATNNYRASGGANFPFLTSDKIVLSTATENRQVLIDYITEKGTLNPAADNNWSIAPIKGANVTFESSLMAKEFADKADDVDFVKNSETSGLGVYKLNSDGATTPPEEDDTWDLTVMHTNDTHAHVNNAARRLTKVNDVRSQAENSILLDAGDVFSGDLYFTKWNGLADLKFMNMMGYDAMTFGNHEFDKGPKVLSQFIKGDSSVVDPNNTYGFEAPTFPFVSANVDVSKDPDLKGFLREPATLTAGEKKDPGIYPYILLDVNGEKVAVFGLTTEDTASISSPGPTIKFNEATAAAEKTVKEIQDNEKINKIIALSHLGYERDLELAEKVKGIDLIVGGHTHTKVEELKVVENEEPTVVVQANEWGKFLGTVDVAFDKNGVVKTDQSDMELLPIDENVPEDTEAKGELDELKTALSNLKAETVGKTDVALDGERNHVRRKETNLGNLIADGMLDKAKANGGADLVITNGGGIRASIDKGDISLGEVLTVMPFGNTLSVVELTGAQVKEALEHGISSLQPGSTDLKGMFPQVAGASFTYTLSKEPGQRLLDVQVKDKNGNLIPIDEKKTYKVATLSFMASGGDGYSVFTEGKETPLGFSDYEVFVEKLQKGTVAPEVEGRINEVLIPKKTDGVWTFDDAAFEDYVKNANDVIFDLTGTEKDKNIELKLTADQVKFLKEYQKFFTIRNDLIGMEVPVSELRDEEALIKIGMTEPIDEAITNVYDFSITQGKDTISEFSEPVGLFFRIDPNKATEPSIYFVNREKEELTEIESMYEEDVVYGYVDHLSEYAVFNKPDDSEQPVDNEPNDPGDGNDPGKDNDPGNGNKPGDDNDSDNDNTPGNDDNLGDDNSDNSSDNGNQLPSTATTMYTMLAIGITVLLLGAVMYFYQRRQAKTKEL
- a CDS encoding DUF2500 domain-containing protein; translated protein: MSDFYFQDSIFNIVFTIVVIGVICVFGIIIFTAVKGISTWNHNNQQPKLTVRAKVTGKRTEVHGGSGDSSSRSYNYATFEVESGDRMELQVKAQQYAELAEDDSGSLSFQGTRFLHFERDR
- a CDS encoding DUF1128 domain-containing protein, translating into MSEKKAEQMNQMVEEISQKINMLNVGIIKVEDVSDEKLENITDLHQMVMKKDSFSPSEMQAIIEELATLRKK
- a CDS encoding low molecular weight protein-tyrosine-phosphatase, which produces MIEVLFICLGNICRSPMAEAVFRDLVKKKGLEGKISVDSAGTGSWHVGNPPHEGTSSLLKEKGISTEGMAARVVEEEDLEKFDYLIAMDAENISALKVIARYSGNAAISRLLDLVDESETKDVPDPYYTGNFEEVYSLVTRGCEKLLDRIVKEHNL
- a CDS encoding alpha/beta hydrolase, encoding MWVGFLLMGVGISILFISASIIVSFLFVLPKSTAYEKTFLAGVAKGEISKGVFNTIKKEELFVYSTHGYQLHAMYFPVENSNKAVIVAHGIRWSLFGSYKYVRLFHSLGYNVLLCDLCCHGLSGGKHISYGYYEKDDLSKWVDVLEVKLEGGAIIGILGESLGAASAVQCIRQDSRIKFCIADSSFSDLSELCKFQIKSVTRLPIPLFVRLTSRLIKKRYGWGIEDVSPIKYLEKVNTPLLIFHGTKDKLIPAEMAKKLYEKAEGVKKLIMVEGAGHVKGFSLNPELYYQSIKDFLNNNIENPC
- the treR gene encoding trehalose operon repressor — translated: MTTNKYDSIYQELAKKIDQGIVKAEDILPSENELSLQYETSRETVRKALNLLAQNGYIQKIRGKGSVVLNVEKMRFPVSGLVSFKELSKTLGRRTCTKVHEFGLIHPDPYLCKQLKAEPDDEIWRIIRSREINGEHVILDKDYIYRKCVPMLTQEICENSIYEYIEDELGMKIGFAQKEFVVEACTDEDEKYLDRNGFDHIVVVRNFVFLEDATLFQYTESRHRLDKFRFVDFARRGR
- a CDS encoding type 1 glutamine amidotransferase domain-containing protein, whose translation is MSKKIAVVLTDLFEDVEFTEPAKAFKEAGHELTVIENVKGKSVTGKQGEASVTIDAAIDDVSPSDFDALLIPGGFSPDQLRADDKFVSFAKAFMDDRKPVFAICHGPQLLITAKALDGRSATGYKSIQVDMEYAGVNFQDKEVVVCGNQLVTSRVPDDIPAFTRESLKLLA
- the treP gene encoding PTS system trehalose-specific EIIBC component, whose translation is MSDVKQSSIQIVKAIGGKDNIAAATHCVTRLRLALKDEGKVDQEALDQIDVVKGSFSTNGQFQVVIGQGTVNKVYAELVKETGVGEASKDDVKKASEQNLNPLQRAVKTLADIFIPILPAIVAAGLLLGINNLLTSKGIFFSRPVIEVYPAWADFTTMVSLIANTSFGFLPALIGWSAVKRFGGNPLLGIVLGLILVNPALINAWDFGKVEIPTWNLFGLEIQQIGYQGQVLPILVASYLLARFEQFLNKKIPESIQLLLVAPIALLVIGFLSFIVIGPLTFAIGNALTDGLVGIFDHASWLGGLLYGGFYALLVVTGMHHTFLAVDLQLQGSALGGTFLWPMLALSNIAQGSAALAMMFIVKDQKQKGLSLTSGISAYLGITEPAIFGVNIRHRFPFIIAMASSSIAGMYISSQGVLGTVGVGGIPGIFSILREYWLPFAIGMLIVLVLPFVSTLLFAKMKKKDVKYGTRDQSLS